The DNA region AGATTATGTAAAGCTTAATTTTTCGATTTGATCATTCAACAACGATAAGTTTTCAATAGCTTTATCAACAGGTTATCAACAGGCTTGTTTTTAATAGGGTGTTTTTTAATTTTTTACATAAAGTATTATTAATGATAAACTTACATATATAATAAATATTACTTAATATTTTAAAATATAAATAATACAAAACTGTTAACAGTTATAAAACCTTTATTTATCAAGACTTTGCGACAATACTGAGTATAATAGAAATAAAGAAAACTTTAAATAAACTTAACATAATGAATAAAAAAAAATTAAGCTTACGTTCATCTGCCGAGAGAGGAAATAACAAAGTTATTTTTGTAGAACGAAATTTATTAATGGATTTCGAGGGAGAAGTTTGTTATAGATCAATAGATTATCAATTAAATGACAATCATTTAGAAAATTTATTGGCTTCAAAATACGCGCATTTAGATATTATTATCATTCATCACGCCAAAGAGTTAGCTTTAGCCCATCAAACTTTTGATCAACTCAATGAAATAGATGAATCGCTTAAACAAGCTATAAGTAAAAAATACCCCAAGTTACTGGATCAACTCAATTGTATTCACCATCAAGATGCGGATGGAAATGAAGCCTTGTGTGTTAGTTGTTCCTGCCACCCGAGTAAAGGTGGTCTTTTTCTCGATGCGTCAGTTAAATATTCACTGAGCTTGAAGCAATGTTATTATTTATATGAAAAAGAAGAATTTGCGGAAGTCGCAAAACGCTATGGAATAAGTACTTTAAAGATAGAGAATATTTGAAGGATAAAAAATGAGTAATTCAAAAGAAATCATAGATCCCTTAGATTGGGAAATTATTGAGAAACTTCGTGAAGATGGACGCTCATCTAATTCTGCTATTGCTCGAGAACTCAATATTACTGAAGGTACTGTTCGTCACCGCGTTAAACGCCTCACCGAAAAAGGTATCCTCAAAATATCTGGAGCCGTAAAGCCTGGTTATGTCGAGAAAGAACTTCTCGTTGTTTTAGGTGTGAGTATATCTGAATCGAGTAAACTTCGTACTGCTTTTGAAAAAATAACTAAGCTCCCCGAAGTCCGCACGACATTTATTACGTCTGGTCGCTATGACTTTATGATGGTGGTTGCCGTACGTGGTAACCGTGGACTCATTAACTTTTTAACAACTTCTATTGCAGGTGTAAAAGAAATTGTGAGTACGGAAAGTTTTATTGTTTTGAAAACTGATAATTACTGGATTTAAACAGTTTACAAAGCTTAACAATCACCAAGTTTTTCAGCCGATTTTTTTTATCCATACTCAAGTTATAAACAACTTAGCAAAAACGTCTTAAATTTATTTTTTTTGACTCGAAAAATGCTGTTTTCTGTATATGATTCATGTCAGTAAAATTATATTTAACACGAGATCATTTAATGAATTACGACCCCCAAGTAAATAAGCGCGAAGCAGCTAAGCACTACATCCCAGCAAGTGATGCAGATATCCAAGCGATGTTAGAACATTTAGGCTGTCAAAATTTCGAAGATTTATACTCACATATTCCCAAAGATGTACGTTTTGATTCAGATATAAATATTCCAAAATCAAAGAGCAGCGACGAAATTATTTCTGAAATGTCGGCTATTGCAAATAAAAATAATATTCGTACTTCATTCATTGGTGATGGCCTTAAAGCTTATAAAGTTATGGATGTGGCAGGCCCCGTTCTCAATATTCGTAGCTTAACGACTTCTTACACGCCTTATCAACCTGAGCGTTCGCAAGGTACTTTGATGACTCACTGGATTTACCAGAGTCTTTTATCTCAACTTACGGGTTTTGAAGCTGTTAATGCTTCGATGTATGATCGAGCAACAGCCCTTTTTGAGGCCATCAAATGTTCAATGAGAATCCAAACTAAGCGCAATAAAGTTTTAGTTTTTGATAGCATTTACCCTGGTGATCGCGAAGTTCTTAATACTCACGCAGAACACACGGGCTTAGGAATTATTTGGATTAAAGGCGATAAGTTCTCTGAAAACGGAAGCATTGGCTTAGATGAACTTAAAAAAGCAGCTTGTGGAATTGAAGATGATATTGTTTCTGTATCTTTTCCTCAAATCAATAATGTGGGTACTGTAGCTAAAGTTGACGACATCACTGATTATGTTCACGAAATTGGTGCACTTGCTATTGCAGTTATTGATCCTCTGCTCATTGCTACAGGTGGTTTAAAGGCTCCTTCAAAATACGGTCAAGAAGGTGCTGATATTTTTGTCGCTGAAGGACAACACTTAGCTATTGGTCCTAACTTTGGTGGACCCGGACTCGGTATCTTCGGTATTCGCTTCAACGCTAAATGCAAAAAGTTTGTCCGCGCAACTGCGGGTCGTTTTGTTGGTGATGCTAAAGATATTAATGGCCGTGATTGTAAACTCATTATCCTCTCTACTCGCGAACAACATATTAAACGTGAAAAAGCTAACTCAAATATTTGTTCAAACGAAGCTTATATTGCCACTGTTTGCGGTGCAGCTATCCTAAATCGCGGTGACAAAGGACTTCAAGAAAGTGTGGAAGTGAGCCGAAAACTAGCTTTGCGTGCAGCTGAAGTTCTCAGTTCATTTAAGGGTGTTGAATTAGCTTTCCCTGAAGCGGCATTTATGAATGAATTTACTATGAAAATTGATTCTAGTGTTTCAGAATTGATTGCTAAAGGTCTCGAAAGTGATCTTCAAATTGGTGTCAATGTCTCTGATAGAATTGAAAAAGGTTCTGATAAGTACCTCATGCTTTGCTTCACTGATTTACATAGTGAAAAAGAAATTGAAGTTCTCGAAGCTTTCTTCGCTAATAATTTTGAAAAAGATTCTAACAACTTCAAACCCATTGCTTTGCCTGCTTGTCAGCTAAGAGAAGGTGAAGTTGGAATTGCTCATTACTCTGCAAAAGAAATCGAAGACTACTACACGACCTTAGGGACACAAAATGTGAGCCCGGATAATGCTATTTATCCACTAGGTTCTTGCACAATGAAGTACAACCCTTACCTCAATGATTATGTTGCTGCTTTCGATGGTTTTGCTAATGCTCACCCCCAAGCACCGGAAAGTGATGTCCAAGGATGTTTAGAAGTTATCTATGAAACTCAAGAGTACTTCAAAGCTATTACTGGTTTGCCTGGCGTTACAACTCAACCTCTTGCGGGTGCTCAAGGTGAACTTGTCGGCGTAAAGCTCTTCCAAGCCTACCATCAAGATCGTGGTGAAAAGCGCGATATCATTCTCATTCCAAA from Lentisphaera araneosa HTCC2155 includes:
- a CDS encoding Lrp/AsnC family transcriptional regulator, producing the protein MSNSKEIIDPLDWEIIEKLREDGRSSNSAIARELNITEGTVRHRVKRLTEKGILKISGAVKPGYVEKELLVVLGVSISESSKLRTAFEKITKLPEVRTTFITSGRYDFMMVVAVRGNRGLINFLTTSIAGVKEIVSTESFIVLKTDNYWI
- the gcvPB gene encoding aminomethyl-transferring glycine dehydrogenase subunit GcvPB, which produces MNYDPQVNKREAAKHYIPASDADIQAMLEHLGCQNFEDLYSHIPKDVRFDSDINIPKSKSSDEIISEMSAIANKNNIRTSFIGDGLKAYKVMDVAGPVLNIRSLTTSYTPYQPERSQGTLMTHWIYQSLLSQLTGFEAVNASMYDRATALFEAIKCSMRIQTKRNKVLVFDSIYPGDREVLNTHAEHTGLGIIWIKGDKFSENGSIGLDELKKAACGIEDDIVSVSFPQINNVGTVAKVDDITDYVHEIGALAIAVIDPLLIATGGLKAPSKYGQEGADIFVAEGQHLAIGPNFGGPGLGIFGIRFNAKCKKFVRATAGRFVGDAKDINGRDCKLIILSTREQHIKREKANSNICSNEAYIATVCGAAILNRGDKGLQESVEVSRKLALRAAEVLSSFKGVELAFPEAAFMNEFTMKIDSSVSELIAKGLESDLQIGVNVSDRIEKGSDKYLMLCFTDLHSEKEIEVLEAFFANNFEKDSNNFKPIALPACQLREGEVGIAHYSAKEIEDYYTTLGTQNVSPDNAIYPLGSCTMKYNPYLNDYVAAFDGFANAHPQAPESDVQGCLEVIYETQEYFKAITGLPGVTTQPLAGAQGELVGVKLFQAYHQDRGEKRDIILIPKTAHGTNPATAAVAGLVTKKFNGIVEIESTIDGEMDFDRLKECVAEYGERILGVMVTNPNTSGIFETQFAAMSELIHSVGGLVYMDGANMNAIAAWVDLGKMGVDAVHNNTHKTWSIPHGGGGPGDAFVAVSEKLIPFLPGIQSIKNSDGQFEIAHAPKSIGSFHRHEGNFGHKVRCLTYLKALGHDGVKRMAAVAVLSARYLFSRLEDKFCVLPTGNQRDKVMHEFILTLPQSTFDKIVDAGIPKALVISRVGKLFLDFGFHAPTVAWPEMYGLMIEPTESYTKEELDRFADAVLALFDLIDENPRVLLTAPHFTPIDRVDDVPANKKPVMAEIITKLPEVLPNRFDLDKIWAMDIPTVKETILKAHEDAKI